A window of the Rubeoparvulum massiliense genome harbors these coding sequences:
- the ytxJ gene encoding bacillithiol system redox-active protein YtxJ — translation MDKQSINRMEKEVKRMIQPVLSMTDWENLLERSHQYPIFFLKHSTQCPISAKAHAQFLQSREEMTDQSIGFFMVKVIEDRPVSLAIADATGIQHASPQVMLIKNGMVKWHASHFEITVANMLEAYEKEL, via the coding sequence ATGGATAAGCAAAGTATTAATCGGATGGAGAAAGAGGTGAAGAGAATGATTCAACCTGTATTAAGCATGACAGATTGGGAGAACTTACTAGAACGGTCTCATCAATATCCTATCTTCTTTCTTAAACACAGCACACAATGTCCCATCAGTGCTAAAGCCCATGCTCAATTTCTTCAAAGTCGTGAAGAGATGACCGATCAATCGATTGGCTTTTTTATGGTGAAGGTCATTGAAGATCGGCCTGTGTCACTTGCTATTGCTGATGCTACTGGAATTCAACATGCTTCCCCTCAAGTGATGCTGATCAAGAATGGCATGGTCAAATGGCATGCTTCCCATTTTGAGATTACA